The proteins below are encoded in one region of Chitinispirillales bacterium ANBcel5:
- a CDS encoding PAS domain-containing protein, whose protein sequence is MTGNISNDASGLAHMICELSLARDLESIMKIVRKTAKSFTGADGATFVLCEDDNCFYADEEAIEPLWKGQRFPKSSCISGWVMEHKKAVAIRDIYADDRIPHDAYRPTFVKSLLMVPIRSMDPLGAIGVYWAKEHLASPNDKNNLQAIADATAIAIENVRVNSQLEQQIDNLTDERRRLEDIIEGTRVGTWEWNIQTGEIIVNDRWAQILGYNLKELLPVSRSSWEKVIHPDDFELYNKALEGHLSENDKYFECEYRVMHKNGDWIWVLDRGKVLSRSGDSTPLLMYGTRTEISERKQMIEALQKNKAFLQAALDNSHAGIAIADAPDGKLRYVNKAAMDIRGIPANYSVNNITIDNYVESWQIYHFNGNPYQKDEVPLARAIIYSETCSKEFVIKRPDGEKRIVWANAAPILGTSDKVEAGIVVFLDITENKRMSERLRQAEKMEAIGTLAGGIAHDFNNILGGIIGYADLSLDDVEPQSRLAKNIHCILKGGERAKNLVNQILNFSRRGNDEKTPQYLSPLIKEVIELLRASLPSSIIIESNIKKDTCPIWANPTQIHEIVMNLCANAAYAMQNEKGLLEVIHEEKSFTEKITGRAGTVPPGVYSVITIRDNGCGMDTDTLKRVFDPFFTTKTQGEGTGMGMAVLFGIIQSHRGTVRVESTLGKGTTFRVYLPKYKKDVCASCTPEENRPVSQGTGTVLFVDDEELMVKMAEEMLSDLGYTVITFNNSFEALGAFKKTPGMFDLIITDQTMPVYPGVDFAREIRKIKPDIPIILCTGYSKLVDEQSAMDAGIDALIFKPFRKRSIAQLISEVLQKKGES, encoded by the coding sequence ATGACAGGCAATATATCTAATGATGCCTCTGGCCTTGCTCATATGATATGTGAACTGTCCTTGGCGCGGGACCTTGAATCAATTATGAAAATCGTGCGAAAAACCGCGAAGAGCTTCACCGGTGCTGATGGCGCAACATTTGTTTTATGCGAGGATGATAATTGCTTTTATGCCGATGAGGAAGCAATTGAGCCTTTATGGAAAGGGCAAAGGTTTCCAAAGTCGAGCTGTATCAGTGGATGGGTGATGGAGCACAAGAAAGCGGTTGCTATCAGAGATATTTATGCCGACGACAGAATACCCCATGATGCTTACCGGCCTACTTTTGTAAAAAGTTTACTCATGGTTCCGATAAGGAGTATGGATCCCCTTGGTGCAATAGGTGTTTATTGGGCCAAAGAGCATTTGGCTTCGCCTAATGATAAGAATAATCTACAGGCTATTGCCGATGCGACCGCTATCGCGATTGAAAATGTTCGGGTGAATTCACAGTTGGAACAGCAAATAGACAATCTTACTGATGAACGTCGAAGACTTGAAGATATAATAGAAGGAACACGCGTAGGTACATGGGAATGGAATATCCAAACCGGAGAAATTATTGTCAATGATAGATGGGCCCAAATTCTTGGCTATAATCTAAAGGAATTACTTCCTGTTAGTAGAAGCTCCTGGGAAAAGGTGATTCACCCGGATGATTTTGAACTGTATAATAAGGCCTTGGAAGGCCATCTTTCAGAAAATGATAAGTACTTTGAATGTGAATACAGGGTAATGCACAAAAATGGAGACTGGATCTGGGTTTTGGATAGAGGGAAAGTTCTAAGCAGATCAGGTGATTCTACACCGTTACTTATGTATGGAACCCGTACAGAAATATCTGAACGTAAACAAATGATTGAAGCGCTGCAGAAAAACAAGGCCTTTTTACAAGCTGCGTTAGATAATAGCCACGCGGGGATTGCGATAGCGGATGCTCCTGATGGTAAATTACGTTATGTTAATAAAGCCGCAATGGATATTCGAGGTATACCGGCAAATTATTCTGTAAATAATATAACCATAGACAATTATGTTGAAAGCTGGCAAATATATCATTTCAACGGAAATCCTTACCAAAAGGATGAAGTACCTTTGGCACGAGCTATTATCTACAGTGAAACTTGCAGTAAGGAGTTTGTTATTAAACGTCCTGATGGAGAAAAAAGAATTGTGTGGGCTAATGCTGCTCCAATACTTGGAACCTCCGATAAAGTAGAGGCGGGGATAGTCGTTTTTCTCGATATAACGGAGAACAAACGCATGAGTGAGCGTCTTCGACAAGCTGAGAAAATGGAAGCAATCGGAACGCTTGCCGGGGGCATAGCTCATGATTTCAATAATATTTTAGGTGGCATCATCGGCTATGCAGATTTGTCACTGGATGATGTTGAGCCTCAAAGCAGGCTTGCTAAAAATATTCACTGCATTCTAAAGGGAGGCGAACGTGCTAAGAATCTGGTGAATCAGATACTTAACTTTAGTCGTCGTGGTAATGACGAGAAGACACCTCAGTATCTTAGTCCACTGATTAAAGAAGTTATTGAATTACTCAGGGCAAGTTTACCATCATCCATTATTATTGAAAGTAATATCAAAAAAGACACGTGTCCCATTTGGGCTAACCCTACACAAATTCATGAAATAGTGATGAACTTGTGCGCCAATGCTGCCTATGCAATGCAAAACGAAAAGGGACTTCTGGAAGTGATCCATGAGGAGAAGTCGTTTACTGAAAAAATCACCGGGAGAGCGGGGACAGTTCCTCCGGGAGTTTATTCTGTTATAACCATACGTGATAACGGATGTGGTATGGATACCGATACACTTAAGCGGGTATTTGATCCATTTTTTACCACCAAAACTCAGGGTGAAGGAACTGGAATGGGCATGGCTGTGCTCTTCGGTATAATTCAGAGTCATCGGGGAACAGTCAGAGTTGAAAGTACATTGGGAAAAGGAACTACTTTTCGTGTCTATTTGCCTAAATACAAAAAAGATGTATGTGCTTCGTGTACCCCAGAGGAAAACAGGCCTGTAAGTCAGGGAACAGGGACTGTTTTGTTTGTTGATGATGAAGAATTGATGGTGAAAATGGCTGAAGAGATGCTCAGTGATCTTGGCTATACAGTTATCACTTTTAACAACTCTTTTGAAGCCCTTGGTGCTTTTAAGAAAACCCCTGGAATGTTTGATTTGATTATAACTGATCAAACAATGCCGGTTTATCCCGGTGTTGATTTTGCCAGGGAAATCCGAAAAATTAAACCCGATATACCTATTATTTTATGTACCGGATACAGTAAGCTTGTAGATGAACAAAGTGCAATGGATGCTGGTATTGATGCGTTAATATTCAAACCGTTTAGAAAACGAAGTATTGCACAGCTAATTAGCGAGGTATTGCAGAAGAAAGGTGAATCTTAA
- a CDS encoding response regulator, whose translation MPKVMIIDDDELFRGMLLQMMEREGIDAVGTFNGKEGLQIIDSYQPDLIITDIVMPDKEGLETIIELRQHYKHIPIIAVSGGGKVHPDVYLSTAKQFGANYAFSKPLNRTEFLSAVIKCLGKRA comes from the coding sequence ATGCCAAAGGTAATGATAATTGATGATGATGAGCTCTTTAGAGGTATGCTTTTGCAAATGATGGAACGGGAAGGCATCGATGCCGTCGGGACTTTTAATGGGAAAGAAGGGCTACAAATAATTGATTCATACCAACCAGACCTCATTATAACTGATATTGTAATGCCGGATAAAGAAGGATTGGAAACAATAATTGAACTACGCCAACATTACAAACATATTCCGATTATTGCTGTTTCCGGAGGAGGAAAAGTTCACCCGGATGTCTATCTGTCAACAGCAAAACAATTTGGTGCAAACTATGCTTTCTCCAAGCCCCTAAATAGAACCGAATTTCTTAGTGCTGTAATTAAGTGTTTAGGTAAAAGAGCTTAA
- a CDS encoding BCCT family transporter, producing MEDKDDEKELKRKLFQRISRIEKNARSKAIKDRKPFQGLQVKPTASFFDDSKRREPGENNWTGIGFDVNLWVTMISVAFLTVFIGLVLSFRQPAEVFFGRAFEIITHNFGWFLILTVNVLIIAAFFFAFSRFGKIRIGGRDAQPEFSTLAWFSMLLSAGMGIGLMFWSVGEPITHFHVPSPLFEAIEALTPEAAQAAMGVTFFHWGLHPWGVYSVVALGLAFFAFNRGLPLTIRSIFYPLLGEKIYGFWGDLIDIFSVLATLVGLATSLGLGVAQVNAGLNYLFGIQITLWVQIVLIASITAVATGSVILGLDGGVKRLSKLNMGLAALFMVFIVITGPTVYVLGGFTQNIGYYFGTLVHLSFWTETFRDTNWQGLWTVFYWAWWISWSPFVGMFIARISKGRTVREFIISVMFIPTLLSFVWMSVFGGSAIFLETTGEAQIYATVTEDVSTALFQMLAHFPLPLLLSFIGILLVVVFFITSSDSGSLVVDHLTSGGKLNSPVQQRVFWAIMEGIIASVLLAGGGLTTLQTASVATGLPFAVILLFIVYSLYLGLSQEHHINETVENEVEEFLEKERLTNIVEETIKDDEGEEASENDEPGDE from the coding sequence ATGGAAGACAAGGACGACGAGAAGGAATTAAAACGGAAACTATTTCAAAGAATATCCAGAATAGAGAAAAATGCGCGGTCGAAGGCCATAAAGGACAGAAAACCTTTTCAGGGCCTGCAGGTCAAACCTACAGCATCCTTTTTCGATGATTCCAAAAGAAGAGAACCCGGGGAGAATAACTGGACGGGTATAGGGTTCGATGTTAATCTGTGGGTCACTATGATCTCAGTAGCTTTTTTGACTGTATTTATAGGGCTGGTACTTTCTTTTCGCCAGCCTGCAGAAGTTTTTTTTGGACGTGCGTTCGAAATAATCACCCATAATTTCGGCTGGTTTTTGATACTTACGGTAAATGTACTTATTATAGCTGCTTTCTTTTTTGCATTCAGTCGTTTTGGCAAAATTAGGATTGGGGGGAGAGATGCACAGCCTGAGTTTTCCACTCTGGCCTGGTTTTCAATGCTTTTAAGTGCAGGGATGGGTATCGGCCTGATGTTTTGGAGTGTGGGGGAGCCCATAACCCACTTCCATGTTCCATCCCCTCTGTTTGAAGCGATCGAAGCATTAACTCCCGAAGCCGCTCAGGCTGCCATGGGGGTAACGTTTTTTCATTGGGGGCTTCATCCCTGGGGCGTTTACTCGGTGGTCGCGCTGGGGCTTGCATTTTTTGCCTTTAACAGAGGGCTTCCATTAACTATACGATCAATATTTTATCCTCTTCTTGGGGAAAAGATATATGGCTTCTGGGGTGATTTAATTGATATCTTCTCAGTTCTGGCTACATTAGTTGGCCTGGCTACTTCTCTGGGACTGGGAGTTGCACAGGTAAATGCGGGGCTTAACTATCTGTTTGGTATTCAAATTACTCTATGGGTGCAAATTGTACTTATCGCTTCAATTACAGCAGTTGCCACGGGGTCGGTTATCCTGGGACTTGATGGTGGTGTAAAGAGGCTCAGTAAACTAAATATGGGGCTGGCGGCTCTTTTTATGGTATTCATTGTTATAACCGGACCAACCGTTTATGTTTTAGGAGGGTTTACTCAAAATATCGGGTATTACTTTGGAACTCTTGTACATTTGAGCTTCTGGACCGAAACATTCAGAGACACAAACTGGCAGGGGCTATGGACGGTTTTTTACTGGGCCTGGTGGATATCCTGGTCACCATTTGTAGGAATGTTTATAGCCAGGATTTCCAAAGGCAGGACTGTGAGGGAGTTTATTATAAGTGTAATGTTTATTCCGACACTCCTTTCCTTCGTGTGGATGTCTGTTTTTGGAGGATCGGCCATTTTTCTGGAAACTACCGGGGAAGCGCAAATATATGCTACCGTCACGGAGGACGTATCGACCGCCCTGTTCCAAATGCTTGCTCATTTCCCCTTGCCGTTGCTTCTCTCTTTTATTGGAATCCTATTGGTGGTAGTGTTTTTTATAACATCTTCAGATTCCGGATCATTGGTGGTTGACCATTTGACTTCAGGAGGAAAACTGAATTCACCTGTACAGCAAAGAGTATTTTGGGCTATAATGGAGGGAATCATAGCTTCTGTTCTTCTGGCTGGAGGTGGATTAACTACTCTTCAGACTGCTTCTGTTGCCACGGGGCTTCCCTTTGCCGTTATTCTTTTGTTTATTGTGTATTCGCTTTACCTTGGTCTTTCTCAGGAACATCACATAAATGAAACGGTGGAAAATGAGGTAGAAGAGTTCCTGGAGAAAGAACGCCTTACAAATATCGTTGAAGAAACGATAAAGGATGATGAAGGTGAAGAGGCTTCAGAGAACGATGAACCAGGAGATGAGTGA
- a CDS encoding glycoside hydrolase family 52 protein, whose translation MENQFFNAHHSPMGAFASFTLGHAGACGGLGMELSGPANQNVYIGLQSKDFKTFSMMPFFASAKNMREKFDNQAQTTDSKPNQIHSFPSTAIKRNYALCTDKWQAEDLSFEIFSPVHAIPDPDTASHNELKNAIIPAVFAEITVDNRACSTERKAVFGFEGNDPYTAMRQLNKTSDNLTGIAQGRQYAICTIDNNTQSAQAFSIDEICFPETENNYSFGLGTTAALVMTAPAGKISTWRFAVCFYRGGIVTTGIDTAYYYTKFWNQIEEVALYGLSNVEMYKKAALDGNRLLENSTLSEERKFMTAHAIRSYYGNTELLISENRPVWVVNEGEYRMINTFDLFVDQLFFEMKMNPWTVRNVLDLYADPDKYRYRDMVKLPESEKKFPGGVSFTHDMGVANSFSRFGHSAYELEGIDGCFSHMTHEQLVNWVLCAGVYAHAASDTKWVNKQIPLLVECLKSMVNRDHYDENLRDGVMDLDSARTAGGAEITTYDNVDSSLGQSRRNTYLAVKCWAAYILLEKMLNSKQKEMSELASLQAHKCAQTILSYKQGDESIPALLEKGNKSVIIPIIEGLVFIDVCCREVLRDSRYSEFVEALAAHCRAVLKKGVCLFDDSGWKLSSTSDNSWLSKIYLCQYITENIFGMDADIEADKAHIGWLLNSQNSYFAFSDQMNRGKVCGSRYYPRGVTAALWLD comes from the coding sequence ATGGAAAACCAATTTTTCAATGCACACCATTCGCCTATGGGGGCATTTGCTTCATTCACATTGGGTCATGCGGGGGCCTGCGGCGGGCTTGGAATGGAGCTGAGCGGACCTGCAAATCAAAATGTTTATATCGGGCTGCAATCAAAGGATTTTAAGACCTTTTCTATGATGCCTTTCTTTGCATCGGCAAAAAACATGAGAGAAAAATTCGACAATCAGGCACAAACTACTGACTCAAAACCAAACCAAATTCACTCTTTCCCATCTACTGCTATAAAGCGTAATTATGCTCTGTGTACAGATAAATGGCAAGCTGAAGATTTAAGCTTTGAGATCTTTTCTCCCGTCCACGCTATACCGGATCCGGACACTGCATCTCATAACGAACTAAAGAACGCTATCATACCAGCCGTTTTTGCAGAAATTACCGTAGATAACCGGGCGTGTAGTACAGAGCGCAAAGCTGTATTTGGGTTTGAAGGAAACGATCCGTATACCGCAATGCGCCAGTTAAATAAAACATCGGATAACCTCACCGGAATCGCCCAGGGCCGTCAGTATGCAATATGTACAATAGATAATAATACACAATCAGCCCAGGCGTTCTCTATTGATGAGATCTGTTTTCCCGAAACTGAAAACAACTACTCCTTTGGTCTCGGTACCACTGCTGCGCTGGTAATGACTGCTCCCGCGGGGAAAATATCTACCTGGAGGTTTGCTGTATGTTTTTACCGGGGTGGAATAGTAACCACGGGTATTGACACAGCCTACTATTATACCAAATTTTGGAACCAAATAGAGGAAGTAGCGCTCTATGGGTTATCTAATGTTGAGATGTATAAAAAAGCAGCTCTGGACGGTAACCGATTACTGGAGAACTCCACTCTTTCTGAGGAAAGAAAATTTATGACCGCTCATGCCATAAGAAGTTATTATGGAAATACAGAGCTTCTCATAAGTGAAAACAGACCTGTTTGGGTAGTAAATGAAGGTGAGTACCGAATGATAAACACCTTCGACCTTTTTGTCGATCAGCTCTTTTTTGAGATGAAGATGAATCCCTGGACTGTTCGAAATGTTCTTGACTTGTATGCTGATCCCGATAAATACAGATACCGTGATATGGTAAAACTGCCTGAATCCGAAAAAAAGTTTCCGGGTGGAGTAAGTTTTACCCATGATATGGGGGTTGCAAACTCATTTTCCCGCTTCGGGCATTCAGCCTACGAACTTGAAGGTATTGATGGGTGTTTTTCTCATATGACCCACGAACAGCTTGTTAACTGGGTGCTGTGTGCCGGGGTCTACGCACACGCTGCTTCAGATACCAAATGGGTTAATAAGCAAATACCTCTGTTAGTTGAGTGTCTTAAAAGCATGGTTAATCGTGATCACTATGATGAAAATCTCAGAGACGGGGTGATGGATCTTGATTCCGCCAGGACTGCAGGCGGTGCGGAAATTACTACCTACGATAACGTTGATTCATCTCTGGGACAGTCCAGAAGAAACACCTATCTGGCTGTAAAGTGCTGGGCAGCTTATATACTCCTTGAAAAAATGCTTAATTCAAAGCAAAAAGAGATGTCTGAGTTGGCTTCCCTGCAGGCTCATAAGTGTGCTCAGACAATTCTTAGCTATAAACAGGGCGATGAATCTATACCCGCTCTGCTTGAAAAAGGAAATAAGTCGGTTATTATTCCTATCATTGAAGGCCTGGTATTTATAGATGTTTGTTGCAGAGAGGTTCTTAGAGACTCCAGGTACAGTGAATTTGTGGAAGCGCTGGCTGCTCACTGCAGGGCTGTTCTTAAAAAGGGAGTCTGTCTGTTTGATGATTCCGGATGGAAGTTGTCTTCTACAAGTGACAATTCCTGGTTAAGCAAAATTTATCTGTGTCAATATATTACAGAGAACATCTTTGGAATGGATGCAGATATTGAGGCTGACAAGGCCCATATCGGGTGGCTGCTTAATTCTCAAAACTCATATTTTGCATTCAGCGATCAAATGAACCGGGGAAAAGTATGTGGAAGCAGGTACTATCCAAGAGGTGTAACTGCTGCTCTTTGGCTTGATTAG